Genomic window (Mesorhizobium sp. M4B.F.Ca.ET.058.02.1.1):
CCGATCGTTTCCGTGTCGGCAAGCGGGAGCGACGACGAGGCCGAGGTCGAGGGGCAGGCGGCCAGCATCGACGATCTGCGCGACCGGTGGAGCAGGCTCACCGACGTGCATCAGTTCTTCGGCATGCTCAAGACGCTGAAGCTCAGCCGCCGCCAGGCTGTGCGCATGGTCGGCCAGGATTATGCCTGGCTGCTCGACAAGGATGCCGTAGCTGCCATGTTCCACCACGCCGCCGAAGGCGCGATGCCGATCATGTGCTTCGTGGGCAACCGCGGCTGCATCCAGATCCATTCCGGTCCGATCAAGTCGGTCAAGCCGATGGGACCGTGGATCAACGTGCTCGACGAGACGTTCCACCTGCATCTCAGGAACGACCGCATCCACGAGGTCTGGGCCGTGCGCAAGCCGACCAAGGACGGTCACGTCACCTCGCTCGAAGCCTACGGCGCCGACGGCAAGATGATCGTCCAGTTCTTTGGCAAGCGTCACGAAGGCGAGGGCGAGCGCGACGACTGGCGCTTCCTGGCCGAAAACCTGCCGCGCATTCCAAGCCCGACCGCGGCCTGAGGACGATGACCATGGTTTCCTTCCCCAGGCTGTCGCCGCTGACGCTCGCCCTGGCGATCGTGCTTTCGCTGCTCCTCGGCGTCCCGCAGGCTCGCGCCGAGAAAGCGGCGGCCTTTGCCGATACGTCGAAGATCATTGCCATCGGTGGCTCGATCACCGAGATCGTCTATGCGCTTGGCGAACAGGGCCATCTCGTCGCGCGCGACTCGACCAGCCGCTATCCGGAAGCCGCACTCAAGCTGCCCGACGTCGGCTATATGCGCCAGCTGTCGCCGGAAGGCGTGCTGTCGGTCAATCCATCGGGAATACTGGCCTTGCACGGCAGCGGCCCGAAGGAAGCGGTCGAGGTGCTGAAGAAGTCGAGCGTTCCGTTCATCGATGTGCCCGAACACTACACCCATGACGGGATCCTGGAGAAGATCCGCGTCGTCGGCAAGGCGCTCGGCGTCGATGCCAAGGCGGACAGGCTGGCCGCCGAGGTCGACGCCCGGCTGAAGGCCGCCGAGCAGCAGACGGCATCGATCAAGGAGC
Coding sequences:
- a CDS encoding hemin-degrading factor produces the protein MDQRVKPTPHEIRRAREDNPKARERDLAAELGISEAELAAAHCGQGVVRVEPRVNDLLTGLEAVGEVMALTRNESAVHEKIGVYDKVVTGNHNAMVLGENIDLRIFPKVWAHGFAVEKRDGGDIRRSLQFFDASGEAVHKVHLRPASNLYAYHKLVAELESSNQEPIVSVSASGSDDEAEVEGQAASIDDLRDRWSRLTDVHQFFGMLKTLKLSRRQAVRMVGQDYAWLLDKDAVAAMFHHAAEGAMPIMCFVGNRGCIQIHSGPIKSVKPMGPWINVLDETFHLHLRNDRIHEVWAVRKPTKDGHVTSLEAYGADGKMIVQFFGKRHEGEGERDDWRFLAENLPRIPSPTAA
- a CDS encoding hemin ABC transporter substrate-binding protein, whose product is MVSFPRLSPLTLALAIVLSLLLGVPQARAEKAAAFADTSKIIAIGGSITEIVYALGEQGHLVARDSTSRYPEAALKLPDVGYMRQLSPEGVLSVNPSGILALHGSGPKEAVEVLKKSSVPFIDVPEHYTHDGILEKIRVVGKALGVDAKADRLAAEVDARLKAAEQQTASIKERKRILFVLSTQGGKILAAGSETAADGIVNLAGGVNAVEGFSGYKQMSDEAIVTARPEVILMMDNAGPAVSDDELFSNPSIASTPAGAARKVIRMDGGYLLGFGPRTAEAIRDLAVSLYGGQVTD